From Thermoanaerobaculia bacterium:
ACATGATGCCCGCCGCCGCGACGACCCACGTCAGCCGGCTGCTCCAGCGGACCTCCATGAAGAACAGCACGACGAGGATCGCCTTCGTGAACGCGATCGCGAGCGCGACGACGATGTTGAAGGGTCCGAGGTCGATCTGGGCCGCGGCGTACGTCGCGACGAGAAGGATCATGAGCGCCGCCGCGACCGCGAAGTAGACCTTGCGCGGGACGACGTGGACGTCGTGCGCCGTCACCGTCGTCGTGGTTTCAGGGTCTTTCATGGCGCACTCCGGTCTCGAGCCGCGAGTCGCGGGTGGCGAGTCGGGGGCCTCACGGCCGTCGCGGGTCGCCG
This genomic window contains:
- a CDS encoding cytochrome C oxidase subunit IV family protein, which produces MKDPETTTTVTAHDVHVVPRKVYFAVAAALMILLVATYAAAQIDLGPFNIVVALAIAFTKAILVVLFFMEVRWSSRLTWVVAAAGIMWLALLLGGTLDDFLTRAHVLPGM